One Triticum dicoccoides isolate Atlit2015 ecotype Zavitan chromosome 5B, WEW_v2.0, whole genome shotgun sequence genomic window carries:
- the LOC119309348 gene encoding 26.2 kDa heat shock protein, mitochondrial-like — MASAITFKGAAPASLLKSGAPVAFCALHSPTVTTDCRPYNNQVMKVGRYDDDDDYSGCDLVIPSFFSQDVLDPHSAPTSMARQLSPMETGLSTIAGTSQLGRWVAKEDDRLAVEDALVAYTTMVDKSRPAHSQWFNDSSDNIRGCCDKAMQILCVHYGWELGGKAQILLTVLTMDVTVPEVEEMRLAYYATMCAECSASLATKEHPDDQGR, encoded by the exons atggCTTCCGCCATCACTTTTAAGGGTGCCGCGCCGGCCAGCCTCCTCAAGTCCGGTGCTCCCGTGGCCTTCTGCGCACTCCATTCTCCCACCGTCACCACCGACTGCCGCCCGTACAACAACCAGGTAATGAAGGTCGGCCgctacgacgacgacgacgactacagCGGCTGCGACCTCGTCATCCCCAGCTTCTTCTCACAAG ACGTGCTCGACCCGCACAGTGCGCCGACCAGCATGGCCCGTCAGCTGTCTCCGATGGAGACCGGCCTCTCCACCATTGCTGGAACGTCGCAGCTTGGACGGTGGGTGGCGAAGGAGGACGACAGGCTGGCGGTCGAGGACGCACTTGTCGC CTACACGACCATGGTTGATAAGTCCAGACCAGCTCACTCCCAG TGGTTCAACGACAGCTCCGACAACATTAGAGGCTGCTGTGACAAGGCTATGCAGATCCTGTGCGTGCACTACGGGTGGGAGCTGGGAGGTAAGGCTCAAATTCTGTTGACTGTTCTT ACAATGGACGTGACGGTGCCTGAGGTGGAGGAGATGCGGCTGGCATACTACGCGACCATGTGCGCTGAGTGCTCTGCTTCCCTCGCCACCAAGGAACATCCCGATGATCAAGGGCGATAG